gaactcaatcaatctcaaatgatttcacaGCTACCTTACAATCCAGCATACGAGTTCTCAACCTATCTGCTgttacctcaaacttcctccatTAGACAATTtgtcacatgtcctaacaATAATAGTTGCAAgtgagctactcaaaatataatcatcctctcgaaacataatgatgttttcagcatgGAGGCGTTGACGCCCTATTTTGTCTAGTTCACCCCTCTCTTGCGATTTGACAGACTATCCTCACGTCAAGAGGTAGCTCCTACCACTGAGCAgggtcaaaactctcaacatctaacatgagtcaaatcaatggTTAACACATGCCTCCTACTTACATTACACATAGTGATTTTCAAATAAACAtgctttatcacgacaataacttcatgacttcaccacaatgcatcGCTAGAATAACGAATATCCCAatccttccaatcaacaaaataatctcatttcaagatcatcttattataaccataaaagttgtcgtgcatgatacccaccCAAGTACCCTATTTGTATCGGTATCACTATAaggaaatcttaactcatcgAGTTCACAACCATCACAAAACACCATCTTGGACTATgaattactctcaaacagttcaccagagaatcgactaatatacgcaaaaggctgtagaaaattctaccaccaccacaagagagatgcatcacgcatcctaccCCTCTCATCAAAACTTACCATCGAAAATTAATTTCTGCTTCTTGCTTCCCTGAGTGGTGTGCCACAATTTACAAGTTAGACCAAGGTGGTATTTATCCCACAACGgtgaaacatgaaaattaagcGAATTTACAGCGCAAAAGCCTACAAGACCGCGACCgagatatactttaccccctggttcatacatgcctcaaattCATGACATACGGTCCCACACAAACGCCCCAGTGGCATCATCTAACATATTGATTTCCCCCACCGtcgtagtactaataagttctgcaattaattcaacaacagaagctgGTTATTGGGTCTATTGTCTCCtcaaaatcaacccaaaaatggttgctacaccaccactataaacagttgtttctttactttcattaagaactcTCATGGTCGACACATTCGGCCAACATAACTTCTCCGCAAACagcaatataattgattactctttatCGTAGAATTATCCCTTATTGAACACCTCAGTCAACTtcgccttatccaacaataataatCTGATGCATGGAGGGAAGAAGTGCATCTAAGTCTTCCCATACTAacaccacttgcacttgaaaagaaaattgatttttcaaccatttctttatcggttggaaggtgcttgtcacgaaaaTTCGTCAAAACACcattaagctaaggtcatctcataccttaccttcaatagagttacttcaccgccattgcgtctcatttggacctgtagcattgtgaagttcaaatccccaacaccaaaataattaaatcctgaaagatcagcgttctcaattaaatgctcatctagcaaaataattaattcgtgacgtcaaaatgaaatttctctaacacattagatttcttgctcagccaagaacaatgtgtaACTTCAATTGTCAATGTCCGAAACAAAACGAGTTGAAACGCAACCACGACGTATGTGAATCTCAGTTTAATAATTGTATCACCACCTTAAGGACGTATCACACacatcatcaatcctaggtaaatgatacatagtcttgatggtcaccttaatCATTCCCCTATAATTCACACTCAACCGCATGAGACTTCTTTTTATTCACGAATAACACCGGCACCACTCAAGCTGAGACACTAGGTTTGATGCACCCTAGGTCTAATATGTCATCTATCTGCTCTTTCAATTCCTTAAACTCGTTCTTTCCCAATCCCATAAGGCGCCTTTGATACAGATGATATACCAagcacatcatcaataaggaaATCACCAACTCTCGAAGAAGGTAACTCAGCATCTcctgaaacacctcactatactcgaaTAGTAGaacaatgtctgtgatagcCACTTCTAGATCCACAAACTCCACATTTTCCAAGACTCTAgctatcatggcattatccgactcgaggcacagatacgaaactctggtttcctgggtctatGAAAGAACTCATCATGTCcacacaatcaatcaccgcgtactgcggcctcaaccaatcaattcctcagatcacatcatagtgtggtccggaatcactatcaaataagcagagaactctctacttccaatcacaataggacaagcctttcattgtctccaatttcgaggaacactccaaaagcgaagtgacacataaagagtttcccataggcgtaggaatcaatcctaacccctccactgccaactatcaataaatgaatatggctatcatcctcttttctaactcagagtactcaatcatcaccaagtaGGTCCCAATACTCCGATCCAGtggtccgctaccatatgatccaagcgtcatgaaatgacagcactagcagctcactcatgtccttgatcaacctcaacacacgactatcgtctctaacgatagcaacaagatcaacttgtctttccagtggagcagcctcctcaaaaaggttctccacattgcggactcggcctgcagccctaactcggcctcgacctctcgtccgtcctcggccctgtccacggccattttccaatttcatcaccattcaacaattaacactcggtcatatatgtgaagtctcgaattcgacaaaatagatccgactgatatcaatcatgaaatttcagaaggaggtgaatcatcggagtatcgtcacaatactctctacaggaccaaaccataaggtgtggctcctaacactctcgcgtacccgacgacatatcaataccgaggagcatgtgatgggagcccgcctgcagtcggatcatcgctcccggatgatattgataatcgccaaatacacacttaggctctgataccaactgtaacgaccccgaaatttcgagcttagaaactcaaaattttaaagtcgttaaacaccaaataatctcaaataatcgaaatcatttaagcgtaacagcggatcacatctgagtttaaaatataactcagtcaagccgattattacaaacccaaatgataattcaacatataacaaatggaattgtataatcctcacaacaacctcacaaataaaatcacaccaaatcacacacacaatccacgctggaacctcaccacgactggatgcgatcgacttcgagtcttcggagtcgtcactcaatcaccactactcagcacctgcggaagtatcccctacaccattgaaattggtgcaccgggattgcaacacaaacccggtaagctttgcagctcgtatgagtaaaatattaaaataactctcgtctcataaaagacacaactccacatcaacacagtataacgaaaatcatgagaaaacgagcaacccatctggttactctaatactttcacaaaatggtaactaatgagcgctggtacacatccgttacccctcacttagtataccgctgatgttgggtaaccacccgccacccaacatccaaaacaagctgagtacccatgagcagataaccacccgttacctccatgcagtactatggcagacatactagagctctaactgtatcgtaactttcgcccggccaaaggctaggttccgacttgcctcacatgtacaataatctcacatcatacgtatttctgtacgtataaataataatacgtatttctgtacgtataaatgttaatacgtatttccgtacgtataaatattaatacgtatttctgtacgtataaatattaatacgtatttctgtacgtatacgtacgatttaatgtaaatacaaattcagtaaataaaatttactaaattacccttttacaaaattacttttttacatttactgaaagtaatttatatttacatttaccgaaggtaaaatttaattacatttaccgtagtaaataaaaattacatttacatttaccgtacacagtaaattaccaaaataccccttcagtcaaaactaattacaccgcctcacacggcggcgcgtgtggcacacgcgccacctccggccggcagcgcgtggggcccacgcgccgagcccaaaaccggtgCGTGTGACGTCACCACCGTGCCTAAActctcctcctttctcccctcttccttcctccgcCCCTAGGCAGCCCCTACACCACCCCACGCCtcgcacgcgccgcctaaggcagcGGTGCTCACCCTCACCTACCCCTCCGATCTTCCTCCCAAAAACCATCCGATTCAACCCAAAATCATCACACAATCGTCACACAACATCTCAACATGATTTAAACGCAaccttacctagatcggagtCCAAATCGCGTTGGAAACGATAGAGTTGTCGACAAGCTTCTCGCAGGATCTTCAATCGTCGATCCGGCTCCGTGGCGGCGAAACGATGCACGGGGTGCTTGTGGGTGGCGGCTGAAGGTCTCTCGATGTCCCTGGGAATGGCGGTGGAGGTCACGGCGGCTTGGAGGCAGAGAGTGAGGCGTGAGGCAGAGGGAGACTCGGGGAACGAGTGAAGCTCTTGGCGGCGAGGCAGGGCGCCGCAAGCTCGGTGTCGCGTGCAGGGGATCTTGTGAGGCCGTAGGGAGCGGCGGTGCTAGCCACGAAGGGCTGAGGTCggagatcggggagggagagtgacttgagagagagagaaggtttcggggagagagagagaaccgaggGAGGCGGGGGAGAGAGGAAcgaaagggtttccaattatggaaaccctaactgaaaatatttccttttataccccctctcaaaatcggaaactaacttccgtcattaataatttttacgtacgtcgtccgattagaacgcgtcacatactctcgaactcgtatcgacgagctctacaactttcgtgaaggaagttttcgcaaccgatcgacggaataaaagtcgatatatacgttgcggaaacgtaacgtttttcaaattaaacgttccgagaacgtatccgtcgctcgttttataacatcgcaaccaatcacattcattcatattaaaattccaaattttatagaattcaaatcaaacttaaaattgtttgaaatttagggttattacattgcACCACCTAGAGGAAGATGAAACAGTTGATGTGTGCGGTAAGCAGACTAATGCAGCACCGTTAGCCGATCAATCATATTTGTTTAAGTTAGTTTTTGGAGAGCACCATAGATGATTACTTTTATGTGCCTTTTGAATATCCTTGTAATAGAGTAATCTATGACCTACTAGGAGTCTTTATGTTCAAACCGGTAATATTccgaaaatttataattattttctattatTATTCGGAAATATTTAAATGAGTGGTGATCTGATtatagtacgagggagaaaacgaaagtgttcgagCGATTTATACTCAGAAACGTTACCGTGAGGGGTCAAGAGTTAACTTTTTATCCATTAAAAATCTcagaaaatttcattcatgaaagtcatagagatcgtcaatacgagttcatAGACGCGTGACACACTTTAATCagatgtcgtatgtgaaagttgttagcaacggaattttgatttctgattttagaaagagtataaaaggaaagatatgagattaaaaatcagaaaatcagtttttgttttctcaaaATTAGCTCGGTTACTATTTACctgagctcgggtactgttcacgccacttttctctctttgttgCCGAATCTTTCTCTGGCCATATCGTCATCATCCGACGACGGAATTGAGTGAGAGTGTTAGACCGGTGTCGTTAGAACCGTCTCTTCGTTCTCTACCGATCTGGGTTAGTGTTTAGGAGATATTAGAGTTGTTTGAAgcccagaaatgaagaaataataCGGTTGTTCCGTTTGAAGAAGTGAGGATAACTCCTTCCTCTGACAACCAATCAAGGCGATTCTTCTTATGTTTTGAAGCTTGTAGGATGTATATCAACCCTCTAATATagttttatctatttcgaaaCACACAAGGAGAATTAACGATTTTATTTTCTAGGgtatgtgaatagtgccgattttatgttcttcgtcgaTTGGACTATTTAGGCTTCGATTTAGACTTTAGtatcaactagaaagttgttggaaatgttgtttagattgtggtgataAATTTTGGTGATCATCGGTGGTCATCGGAACGGTGGCGGTGCATGAACAGTGATTCATGAATATTGTTTCATCAACAATGTTTTGTTTACATTTTTCACCTGTAATGAATCGTCACCTGAGATTTTAcatatcgttttctaagcaatttATCATGATATTAGGTGatcgacgaaacgagtgagggaatcattttcggtgtcgtggaagttgcacgtaggaaataaagtgagtaaacctcacaatgatcattatgatcgaagtagtgttataattattgaatttagtttgagttattAACATAGTCTTTGCATCATTAGCATATaaaaattgttctaaaaatatgttttggtttaaattacgtgaacttgatcatctacggttcatgggtaagtgaaacactattttaataaatgattttaaaagttttagtgattatagactatggtgaatgtgagtaaatctcactatgacaagattacccttggcggtgacttatatggttgaattattaaaaagagtgaactgtgacatttatataatatagtgggttgtgtatgtgtacaaaaatggtaaatacgatacatatatatgagttgttgtattatataatgtcacggtttctatttaaattatgagatggttatgttcttgattaattatGGTAAATGAGACCAGAAGGGAGATAACGTACCTTTCGGTATAATTGATTATTGGGGTGACTATAtaaatattgttgtgcaagagtcgcttggttgtagtacaattacatttgtggattgttatattgtacgtggttttaacatttagtcttgttaaaacgttttctattCTTCAAACGTTGTTGGCAATAATCAGAACCAAGCATTGGCTCGGTGTCGGTTACGAtttagttagagctctagtatatctgtcggtgtactacatgaggggtaacaaatagGTTACCTGGGTGTCATGATTACCCAtgtttttgagtgatattggaTACCAGATGAGTTTCCCAGTGTCTGTCAGTGTACTGCACGAAGGGTAATAAATGGGTACCTGggtcttatgagtacccatgtttaaaatgattttgagTAACCAGATTGGTTGCCTAGTGtgtgtcggtgtactgcatgaggggtaacagatgggttgtctaggtctcatgagtacccatgttttaaatgattttgggtaacatatgagttgcCCAGTATCTCAtgattacacatatttttaaatgatattgggaaacagatgggttgtccagtgtcacatgagtacgtttgtATTTAAATGTTAcctgtcatatttcatttgtatgcgatgtatgttatattgttagtttactcatacgagctgaaaagcttaccgggtttgtgtttacaatcctgatgcaccaattcgatggtgtaggggatagttctgcaggtgggcTTACTCTGAAAAtttatttcttctgtttgtggtgaggattgagtgaattttacatttctattggttataatactgaggtataaactggttatgtattattcaagtcaactGAGTCGTGTTGTGGActtagtttcgatacactgttattataagatgatttcaatatatttgagattgttttagagttttcatggcttcgaattcaaatttttatcatttgaaattTCGGGGCTGTGACAAAACTAAGCCATGATATAATATTACCAAGATCGTTCATAAGCTCAGTAAAAGCTTATTATTTCAAGTTTATTTCAACAATTGCAGACCTGATTTGACATGTTTGTGCGGCTCTGCGGCTCAACAGAAACTACAGCTTCCTGACATTAATTTTAAGTTAGACCCTTTCAAGTTTGAACCACAAAAAACTACTATCAATTCTCTTGCATTCTGTGACCACTGTTTGAGAGGACTCACAATCAATATCTGTCTGGACCGATGAGCTAAAGTCCTATGAACGTCCCCCTGATTGAGATACAATAAATAAACAGGAACATTCCCAACCAGTACTCTTGGAAAAGGTATTCAATCTCTAAGTTGATCATCATGGTTTGAATCAAGCATgtaagtattttggttgagtCGATCTATCATCATATATGGTTTCAGTGAATCTGCAAAACCGAGGCAATATGTAAAAGACTAGAGTATTGATATTTTGGAGCAGCAACGAGTTAAGTCTGTAATGTAAAATCAAAGTCTTCGCTAGTTTACTATGGATAGGGACTTGAGATTGAATCATTATCAATGTGTCAATGTGAGATTCTTATTTGCATTAGAGAGGGACTAGTGATTAGAGAAAGTGTAGTGATCTAATGTTGACATGCGTTCCACATTGAGTACGAAGACAAAAAGGCGAGGGTGAGAGGTATAAAGTAAAAGGGATTAGCAACGGCGAAAAATACTTACCTGGACGGGGTCAATAGGCGATCAAGAAGATTCATGGCCTAGGCAAGTGACTTCCATTGCACATAGGAAGGGTGTTTGCTTAAGGTCTCCCCAAGAGGGAGAACCTACGTCATAATTTGTTGCCAGGGGGTTTGCGTTCGCGCAGCCCCTACCAATTTCATGTCTAAAGTTTTCAGAAACAAGTCCCTCTTCAATTTGTCATCATAAGCTAACGTTTTTGAACTCAGTCCTGAACTCCGGCACCTATTTTCACAATTTGCCACAAACCAGATGAGCATATTTTCGTTCATGCTGGTATGTGTTTATTATCACTGTTACTGCATTGTGAAGCGCACATAGAACTGGTAAATAGAAGGTGAATTTAGTTAATTCGTATAGAATGGAACATGCATTTTATTCCTCATATCATCAAACCGAACCCAATGAACCATTACAATCCGCCATCACTCAAAAGTGCAAGCCGAACTATCACTAGCTTGGTGTGAAAGAAAATGGATGGGCAAAAAAAAAGGACATCAATGACATTAACAAGTGTACAAGACAATAGAACAGAGCAATGCAGTTGCATCGTCATAGTTCAATTTAGTTGTAGGCCTCAGGGTTGGCCAAAAGGTGGTTCTCAATGATCTTGAACAAACCAGCAGCTctttcttttccggccttgaCATGCTCTTCCTTGATCTCAACCTCTCCTTTGCAGTGGTAGTGGCTGGTGCTCTTGATGATGGAGCCTCCACTTGGAGATGCCACCAACTTAATCTCATAAGAGATTTTCTCAACCTTGTCTCCGATAGCATCCCCTTCGATAATGCTGTAGTTGTAGCCAAGGTTGTCTTTGTCAAGTCCATCAATCTGATGCTTCACGTAACTGTATTCACTTCCTTCACCGAGGTGAATCTTCTTGATGGTTCCAACACCTCCATCACCTTGAACGATTTCGACACCCTTCACAGCCTGTGGGGCAATCTTGGGGATGAGGTTATCAGCATCAAGGACAAATGCCTTGTACAGTCTTGGGGGTAGGATGACAGAGGTGAACTCGGTTTCATAAGTGAACACACCCATGATAATGGTTTGCAAGCTTAAGCTTAAGATGAGAAGATTGAAATGGGAGGAGGCTAGGAGAGTATGGGATATTGATGTGAGGAAGTGCAAGCCTTGAAGGtggtatataactatatataggTTAAGGGTTGAAGTAGCTTGCACAGTAGATCAAAGCTAGTTTTAGCTTTAGGCAAGGGAATTTTTCAAAGAACAAGATAATAGACTTTTCAATGCCCTGGTGTCAAGCCTGAAGGGCGGCCTCAAATGGTTCTAAAAATGAGAGACACAACAAGTAGATTTACTTTGAATGTGGAGTCAAGTCTTGtaccaaagaaaaataataatatgggATAGCCGATGTTAATTGACTGCTCTACACTAATCTGGCCATTGGGGAGCTTTCTTTGACCATCCAAGAGAATATTACTCATTGCATGTATAGGGACACTCACCAGGAAGCAGCTCAAATGTCATCTCATTCTCATCTCATGTACTCTATAAATATCATTCCATACCATTCTCTTCTCTCACAACTCGCAATTACAACTCTCTTATTGCTCATCAAAACGAACAGAAAGCGTTAAATTTGACTCCCTTGGGCGAGCTAGTGATACGATGGCGTATGTTGTGCCGATGCCTGGGGCTGGGCCGAGCGTTCTGCCGCGGCAAACTCCGTTGACGGTGATCAGCCCGCAGTTCCTAGCAACCTACCCTGTGGATCTGATCATCACAGAGAAGATGATGACGATCAAGGAAGGTGCTTTCACTGTGTCAGACGTTAATGGAAATCTCATGTTCCAGATCAAAGGCTCCTTGTTCAGCTTGCACGATCGTCGAACTTTGCTCGACGGCGCCGGCACTCCTATTGTCTCCTTCCGTCAAAAGATAATGACGACACATAGGAGATGGAACGTATTTAGAGGAGACAGTTCAGACGCCAAAAATCTACTCTTTACTGTAAAAAAGTCGTCCCTTTTCCAAATGAAAACAGAATTAGATGTGTTCTTGGCAGGTAATACTTCTAATGAAAAAGCGTTCGATTTCAAGATCAAAGGAAGCTGGGGGGAAAGATCATGTACCATCTACGATAGAAACAACACTATCATTGCACAAATGCACAAGAAACATGATCTGAAAAGTATGTTCTTTGGGAGAGATGCGTTTTCGGTGACGGTGTATCCTCATGTTGATTACGCCTTTGTAGTTGCCATTGTGGTTGTCCTTCATGAGATCAACATGGACAGAAGTGGGCTAGACTGATGTGGAGATCAAAGAAGAGCATGTTAAGGCTGGCAAAGAGAAGGCAGCCCACCTCTTCAAGCTGTCCTGGCCAATCCTAATGAATACTGTTAAACTTAATTGCATGTCAGAAGTTTATTAATTTGTtcagttttcagtttttcacGATCTTCCCGTGTCTTAATTCTTATTCAACTTGGAATATTTACAAATCGATTGTTGTATCTTCACCTAAGATAATGAGTATCTTCAGTTACTCAATTAATTGTTGTTAGCTTGCGAACCTAGTTTCTTTGATTTCGATAACTACTAGAGAATCAAAACCTCTTTCCAATTTCCCCTCAAAAAACATTTTCTTTCGAATCCTTGGGCTGCGACAAAATTATCCACCGATGAAAAAAAATCCGCGAGACTATTGACTTTTGGGCTGCGATGTAACAAATATTGGTAACTGCGATGTGGGATGTAGAATTGGTTATACAACACACTAAACTTCATATTAATCGGATGTAATAAATATAGCATTTGTGTTGTCTTGGAAATCACAACTATTAAGCCTAACTTAGGAAACTGTTATTCATGATTTTCTGGTTGCATTGTGTCATGTAATACCTGATATAACACTCTTATTTTACTTAAAAATAGTTGTTTGTTCCTTATTAAAAGCACATTATCAATTACGTTTCATACAAAATATTTTGCAGAGACTAAAAAACTCATTGTTATTTAAAGTTGTTTTTATCTATGCATAGGATAATTGttagatatatttttttatggaaTCCACTAGGATTTTAAATAAAACGAAGGCATGAATAGCCATTACATACTCCTCCGATGTTGTCGTGCATCATACAAAAGGTATTGAGCCGAAACTCAAACTTAGTACATAGTATATGactatttttttaagaattaTCCCCGAATTGaaacatagaaaaaaaataaaaataaaaacatatccTACGACTTATAGAAACATAACAATATGCTAGATACCTAATCTAAATTGTCCTTGACACTAAGGCAAGCTCAATCCCACCAAGCCCAAGCCCAGACCCGAGCCCAAAGCCCAAGACCAGACCCAGCCCAGAGAGACTCGTCTTCTCTGCCCTTGACGCGAATAATTGTTACATACTTGAAATCAATAGTCAAATGCTTAGGAAAGACCAACTAAGAGACAAGGTGGGTGATAGATTAGTGACCATTATAGTTAAGAGGACACCTCAATTGCCTCCCTTAGTTAGGGGTCATTATGGGCCGGGCTAGGACTAGTCCTACCCTAATTTTAGGACTTAGGGTAGGGTCGGGTCGGGCTTTGACCGAGTCAATAAAATTTAGGGCCGGGCTAAGTCTTCAATTTGTAAGCCCAATGGCCTGCCCTACCGGCCAATTCTTTTAGGGCTAAAAGGGACGGGTCGGGTTGGGCCGGCCCTTCAATTAGGACTAAATAGGGCCAAAACGGGCCAGACATCACATTATGTTTATTAAAAAActctaaataaatataatgaagttattttttcctcaatatttaattatataattatacacgtAATATAAGACTCTTTTTTAACTTATAATCATATtttacatgcatatatatgatagATTTAGCTtaagaaaattataaatataagcCGAAGTGcttatattcatatatttaaTGAACTTTCACTCAAAATCAAGGGTTATTTAACAAAtcataaacaaaataaaacttagaaaatcaataaataaaaaagataagTTCTATTCCATATGTAATAGAAGAAACATAtttgaaaaatagaaaaaatatgTTATTATTAAGGCAAAAAAGGACAAGCTTTTAGGGCCGGGTCGGATTTTATTTGCACGACCATTATCCTGCTCTAATCGAAAAATGCTTGAGCCCGTTCTAATGTCCTGATTTGGCCCTTTAGGGTAGGGCGGGCTTTAGGACGAGCCGCAGCCTTAGGTGAGATGATGAGACCTACCCTTATTGTACCAAACATTTGATCATTTTAGTTTGTTCAGGTTTTAGACATAAAATTAATGATGcatctaaaatagaaaatgttACCGTGCATCTAAAATAGAAGATGTCATAATTGCTCTAGAGTTGAGGGTCAAATTATTTGAAC
This is a stretch of genomic DNA from Argentina anserina chromosome 4, drPotAnse1.1, whole genome shotgun sequence. It encodes these proteins:
- the LOC126790410 gene encoding major strawberry allergen Fra a 1.08-like, with the protein product MGVFTYETEFTSVILPPRLYKAFVLDADNLIPKIAPQAVKGVEIVQGDGGVGTIKKIHLGEGSEYSYVKHQIDGLDKDNLGYNYSIIEGDAIGDKVEKISYEIKLVASPSGGSIIKSTSHYHCKGEVEIKEEHVKAGKERAAGLFKIIENHLLANPEAYN
- the LOC126790404 gene encoding protein LURP-one-related 15-like, which gives rise to MAYVVPMPGAGPSVLPRQTPLTVISPQFLATYPVDLIITEKMMTIKEGAFTVSDVNGNLMFQIKGSLFSLHDRRTLLDGAGTPIVSFRQKIMTTHRRWNVFRGDSSDAKNLLFTVKKSSLFQMKTELDVFLAGNTSNEKAFDFKIKGSWGERSCTIYDRNNTIIAQMHKKHDLKSMFFGRDAFSVTVYPHVDYAFVVAIVVVLHEINMDRSGLD